The Coffea arabica cultivar ET-39 chromosome 4e, Coffea Arabica ET-39 HiFi, whole genome shotgun sequence genome includes a window with the following:
- the LOC113740715 gene encoding cytochrome P450 71A8-like: protein MKGISVAPYGEYWRQLKSICVLQLLSNQKVHSFRNIREQEMSIMMQKIKDASLDSTPVNLSKIFFSLTNDIVCRSAFGRKYGEGEIGKKFKQLLDEFLKLLNEGSLFEFVPCLKWINRVNGYDARVDRVAREIDEFLEGVVQERLDGAVEKHSCRSSGETADGVSRGDFLDMFDEENLNNEILIQLILIFPNFF from the coding sequence ATGAAGGGTATATCGGTCGCACCCTATGGCGAGTATTGGAGACAGTTAAAGAGCATTTGTGTTCTTCAGCTCTTGAGCAACCAAAAAGTTCATTCATTTCGCAATATAAGGGAACAGGAAATGTCGATTATGATGCAGAAGATTAAAGACGCTTCTTTGGATTCAACACCTGTGAATTtgagcaaaatttttttttcactgaCTAATGATATTGTATGCAGATCAGCTTTTGGGAGGAAATATGGTGAAGGTGAAATTGGAAAGAAATTCAAGCAGCTGTTGGATGAATTCTTGAAGTTACTGAATgaaggaagtttatttgaatttgtGCCCTGTCTCAAGTGGATTAATCGAGTTAATGGTTACGATGCCAGAGTGGATCGTGTTGCTAGAGAAATTGATGAGTTCTTGGAGGGCGTGGTCCAAGAAAGGTTGGATGGTGCAGTGGAAAAACATTCCTGCAGATCAAGTGGTGAGACAGCTGATGGCGTAAGCAGAGGAGATTTTCTTGATATGTTTGATGAAGAGAATCTAAATAATGAGATATTAATTCAACTCATTCTCAtatttccaaatttcttttaa
- the LOC113740712 gene encoding uncharacterized protein, whose protein sequence is MVKNVNDYHLVLEGFSLVCDEQLTKEIESERTIPFTEEDLLLSLRLNEGQKRAYDVILAEVYSSGNKSFFVDGPGGTGKTFLYHSRLATLRSQGYIAIAVASSGIAVSILPGRKTAHSRFKIPLDVSMNKTCQISKQSSVAKLISLAKLIFWDEASMAKKDNVEAFDLLLKDVMNSDILFGGKIVVFGGDFRQTLPVIPSASRGQQIEASFVNSSLWNTLTKLSLSENMRAILDLPYSDFLLRVGEGLEPEDLDGKISLRQHLLIRFSNKNESLNRLVDFAFSDLCLYSLDPYRMINRCVLTPKNSCVDDINEMMIDRFPG, encoded by the exons ATGGTAAAGAATGTGAATGACTACCATCTTGTTCTTGAAGGCTTTTCTCTTGTATGTGATGAGCAGCTCACAAAGGAGATAGAGAGTGAGAGAACCATTCCATTCACGGAAGAAGACTTACTCTTATCTTTGAGATTGAACGAAGGCCAGAAACGTGCTTATGATGTTATTCTAGCTGAGGTTTATTCTTCTGGGAATAAGAGTTTTTTTGTTGATGGTCCTGGGGGAACTGGAAAAACCTTCTTGTATCATTCACGTCTTGCAACGCTTAGATCTCAGGGATATATTGCGATAGCAGTTGCATCATCTGGCATTGCTGTTTCTATTCTTCCTGGAAGAAAGACTGCTCATTCGAGATTCAAGATTCCCTTGGATGTATCAATGAACAAAACCTGCCAAATTAGCAAGCAGAGCTCAGTAGCTAAACTTATTTCACTAGCCAAGCTAATCTTTTGGGATGAGGCTTCAATGGCTAAAAAAGATAATGTGGAAGCATTTGATCTATTGCTGAAAGATGTGATGAATTCTGATATTCTTTTTGGTGGTAAAATAGTAGTTTTTGGTGGTGATTTTCGTCAGACTTTACCTGTTATACCAAGTGCATCTAGGGGCCAGCAGATCGAAGCTAGCTTTGTAAATTCCTCTCTATGGAATACTCTGACAAAACTTTCTTTATCAGAAAATATGCGAGCCATTCTAGACCTTCCATACTCAGATTTCCTTCTTAGAGTTGGTGAAGGCCTTGAACCTGAAGATCTTGATGGGAAAATATCTTTACGTCAGCATTTATTAATTCGGTTCAGTAACAAAAATGAATCACTGAACAG GTTGGTAGATTTTGCATTCTCCGATCTCTGCCTTTATTCATTAGATCCATACAGGATGATTAACAGATGTGTTCTTACGCCAAAGAACTCCTGTGTTGATGATATTAATGAAATGATGATTGATCGCTTCCCTGGATAG
- the LOC113740714 gene encoding uncharacterized protein → MLLHARRLLQQFAVDVYVKIETSRLDFHRKKQNDVRTEILQGIMDSISGGQRQGSQIGRRVYLPASFIGGPRDMRRRYIDAMALVQKYGRPDIFITMTCNTNWKEIQENLKYGENDQDRPDLFQKRGLPHAHLLLILKPEYKPLNPEAYDKIVSAEIPDPDQQRYLYSLVIKHMMHGPCGHLNKDNVCMRNGTCRNHYPKDFSEYTIHPEDSYPHYRRRQNGRVVRVRNKALDNRWVVPYNPYLLALFDCHMNVEICSTVKLVKYLYKYVYKGHDRVSFRINSGGAAENVDEINDFQSGRWVAAAEAFWCIYRFSLNEMTPSVYAVQVHLPGHQMISFHMHSDLADLLNRADFSKTMLTQFFHMNKTDKIAQNLNCLYRDFPEFFVWKPKTKTWTRRKRRTVIGRLVTVSPTEGERYYLRLLLSHVHAPMSFEHLLTVNGKIALSYREVAFEMGLLQSDTYIEDALTDTATFQMPSSLRTLFAVLLIYCSPSNPRLLWEKFEGELSQDLRRNSHFD, encoded by the exons ATGTTATTACATGCAAGGAGGCTCTTACAACAGTTTGCTGTTGATGTCTATGTAAAAATTGAAACATCTAGGCTTGACTTCCATaggaaaaaacaaaatgacGTCAGGACAGAAATCTTACAGGGTATTATGGATAGTATATCTGGGGGACAGCGACAAGGAAGTCAGATTGGTCGAAGAGTGTATCTTCCAGCTTCGTTTATTGGAGGTCCAAGGGACATGCGACGTCGTTACATAGATGCTATGGCTTTAGTTCAAAAATATGGCAGACCAGATATTTTTATTACTATGACTTGTAATACTAACTGGAAGGAGATTCAGGAAAATCTAAAGTATGGAGAAAATGATCAGGATAGGCCTGATTTG TTTCAGAAGAGAGGTCTACCTCATGCTCACTTGCTGCTGATTCTGAAGCCTGAATATAAGCCGTTGAATCCTGAAGCTTATGATAAAATTGTTTCTGCTGAAATTCCGGATCCTGATCAGCAGAGATACCTGTATTCACTTGTCATCAAACACATGATGCATGGTCCTTGTGGACATCTGAACAAAGATAATGTTTGCATGAGAAATGGAACGTGCAGAAATCATTATCCCAAGGATTTCAGTGAATACACTATCCATCCAGAGGATAGCTATCCACATTACAGAAGAAGGCAAAATGGTCGCGTTGTAAGAGTACGAAATAAAGCCCTTGACAACCGTTGGGTTGTGCCGTACAATCCTTACCTTCTTGCACTATTTGACTGCCATATGAACGTTGAGATTTGTTCAacggtcaagttagtcaaatatttatacaaatacGTCTACAAAGGGCACGACCGTGTTAGCTTTCGTATAAATAGTGGTGGTGCTGCTGAAAACGTTGATGAGATCAATGACTTCCAGTCTGGGAGGTGGGTCGCAGCTGCAGAAGCCTTTTGGTGTATATATAGGTTTTCTTTGAATGAAATGACCCCTTCTGTTTACGCTGTTCAGGTGCATCTTCCAGGCCATCAGATGATTTCGTTTCATATGCATTCAGATCTTGCTGATCTTTTGAATCGTGCTGATTTTAGCAAGACAATGCTCACACAATTCTTTCACATGAATAAGACCGATAAGATAGCTCAAAACCTCAATTGCCTTTATCGTGATTTCCCTGAGTTTTTTGTCTGGAAGCCTAAAACAAAAACCTGGACTCGGAGGAAACGAAGGACGGTGATTGGCAGATTGGTAACTGTTAGCCCAACTGAGGGAGAACGTTATTATCTCCGATTACTTCTATCTCATGTCCATGCTCCAATGTCATTTGAGCATCTATTAACTGTCAATGGTAAGATTGCCCTATCATATAGAGAAGTTGCCTTCGAAATGGGCTTGCTCCAATCTGATACATACATAGAGGATGCTCTTACTGATACAGCAACATTTCAAATGCCATCCTCGCTTAGAACTCTGTTTGCGGTTCTCTTAATCTATTGCTCCCCCAGCAATCCAAGGCTTCTTTGGGAAAAATTCGAGGGTGAGCTTTCCCAGGATTTAAGAAGAAACTCGCATTTTGACTGA
- the LOC113742071 gene encoding norfluorocurarine oxidase-like — MAFSFDLVCFSVSSVVFLLALLKWFDAASKPQKRLPPSPPKLPIIGNIHQLGLFPHRSLQSLSRKYGPLMLLHFGSKPALVASSSDAASQIMKTHDLVFSNRPKSSVINRLFYGSRDVAFTPYGEYWRQAKSICVLHLLSNKRVQSYQHVREEETSLMIEKIGQMCSSSPVNLTEIFVTLTNDIICRVALGRKYCEEEKGRKIMENLRVFVELMGVFDVGDYIPWLAWVNRFNGLDLKVEKFVKLTDEFLDGVIEEHINKRKGEAENDHSVVARYLDFVDILIEINTTNSIGFALGRDDMKAIILDVFAGGTDTTQTVMEWAMSELLKKPITLQKLQAEVREVTQGKPEITRDDLEKTRYLKAVIKETLRFHVPVPLLVPRESTRDIKIMGCDIAAGTLVLVNASAIARDPMLWENPEEFQPERFLNSNIDFRGFNFELIPFGSGRRVCPGINFAISVNELALAKLVNKFNFALPDGMKPEDLDMTEASGITVHRKHPLHAIATPYLC, encoded by the exons ATGGCGTTCTCTTTTGATCTTGTATGTTTCTCAGTTTCCTCAGTTGTATTCCTTCTAGCCCTTTTGAAATGGTTCGATGCCGCTTCTAAACCCCAAAAAAGGCTACCACCATCTCCACCAAAGCTCCCAATTATTGGAAATATTCACCAGCTTGGCTTGTTTCCACACAGATCCCTCCAATCATTGTCAAGAAAATATGGCCCACTCATGCTACTTCATTTTGGAAGCAAGCCAGCGCTGGTTGCCTCTTCCTCTGATGCAGCTAGCCAGATCATGAAAACCCATGATCTGGTTTTTTCAAACAGGCCTAAATCGAGCGTTATAAATAGACTATTCTACGGAAGTAGGGACGTAGCATTTACACCGTACGGTGAGTATTGGAGACAAGCCAAAAGCATTTGTGTGCTGCATCTTTTGAGTAACAAAAGGGTTCAGTCATATCAGCATGTTAGAGAAGAAGAGACTTCACTCATGATCGAAAAGATCGGCCAGATGTGTTCTTCTTCACCTGTAAACTTAACCGAAATATTTGTAACTCTCACAAATGATATAATTTGTAGGGTTGCCCTGGGTAGGAAGTATTgtgaggaagaaaaagggaggaaaaTTATGGAAAATTTGAGGGTTTTTGTTGAGTTAATGGGTGTTTTTGATGTAGGAGACTACATTCCTTGGCTTGCATGGGTTAATCGTTTCAACGGTTTGGACTTGAAAGTGGAGAAATTTGTTAAACTGACTGATGAATTTCTTGACGGTGTAATAGAAGAGCACATAAATAAGAGGAAAGGTGAGGCTGAAAATGACCATTCCGTTGTGGCAAGATACCTAGACTTTGTGGACATTCTGATCGAGATTAATACGACAAACTCCATCGGCTTCGCTCTTGGCCGTGATGATATGAAAGCTATCATCCTG GACGTTTTTGCCGGTGGAACTGATACAACACAAACAGTTATGGAATGGGCAATGTCTGAACTTCTAAAGAAACCTATAACCTTACAGAAATTGCAGGCTGAGGTAAGAGAAGTGACCCAGGGAAAACCAGAAATAACTCGAGATGATTTGGAGAAGACGAGATACTTAAAAGCGGTGATTAAAGAAACTCTACGATTTCATGTTCCTGTTCCATTACTGGTTCCTCGAGAATCAACTCGAGACATCAAAATAATGGGGTGTGATATAGCAGCAGGCACACTTGTGTTGGTGAATGCTAGTGCAATTGCAAGAGACCCCATGTTGTGGGAGAACCCTGAGGAATTTCAACCTGAGAGGTTTCTGAATTCCAATATAGATTTTCGAGGTTTTAACTTTGAGTTAATTCCTTTTGGTTCCGGACGAAGGGTTTGCCCGGGTATCAACTTTGCCATATCCGTAAATGaacttgcattggcaaaattGGTCAACAAATTTAATTTTGCATTGCCTGATGGAATGAAGCCAGAGGATTTGGACATGACTGAAGCATCTGGTATCACAGTTCACAGAAAACATCCTCTACATGCTATTGCCACTCCGTATCTTTGTTAA